Sequence from the Bacteroidales bacterium genome:
TCTCTGAGTTTGATGATTCTATTGTTCATAACATTATTTTTTAATCTTTTAAAACCCCAACCCCTTAAATAAGGGGCTATAATTTGAGAGTCCCATATTGCAAGTCGGGAGGTTTAACCACCTACAGAAACTATTGGAACTACTTCTTTGAAGTAACTCTTAATCTGTTCTGCTTTCTGATTATCGTATGTTTCAGCATTGCTTAATGTATAATTCTTCCCAAACCGCTCGTATTTACTCTTTGCAATATTATGGAAGGGAAGAATATCAATCCTTTGAATTTGTGGATATTTACGAATAGTTTCTCTTAAAAGTTTTAGATTTTTATCGGTATCGGTAATATTCTGAATTAAAGGAATTCGAATGATTACCTTTTTATTCGATTTAACAATTAAGTCGAGGTTTTTGAAGATAATTGAGTTTGATACTCCCGTGTATTTCTTGTGTTCATCCTCAGAAATTAGTTTGATATCAAAAAGAAAAAGATCCGTTAATGGGATAATACTTTCCATAACCGTTTGTGTTGCAAAACCGCTTGTATCAATTGCTGTATGAATTTCCTTGGCTTTGCAAGCCTTTAGCAATTCTCTTAAAAACTCGGGTTGCGATAGTGGTTCTCCACCCGAAAAGGTAACGCCTCCCTTTGATTCATCAAATATTGAAATATCTTTTTCAACCTCTTGAAGAACTTCGCCAACGCTCATTCTATTGCCAATAGTCTCGACAAACTCAAACTCTTTATCGTCCAAACGATGAATGCGCATGCAGGTTTCTGCCTCGAACGATTGACTCTCGGGGTTATGACACCAAGCGCAACTTAACGGGCAACCTTTAAGAAAAACGGTTACACGTAACCCAGGACCATCGTGAACAGAGAAATGACGTATATCGAACACTAAACCATTCATTATTAAATATATAAGAGGGGTAAAAATCTTAAATGCAGGGATACACTAATCCGAAAAGGACTTTAGGTGTATAGAGGAATGGTTAAGAGATAAAATCAACAAATCCAACAGGAGAATAAACCTTTGCCGTTACTATGATAGAGTGTAGATGTAATTAAATTGATCATCCGTTGTTTTATTTGTACAAATATAATACTTCATTAATGCTGTTTGCAATGATATTAATCAAGCAACCAGATAATACATAGTCGAGTGCTCTATTATTCAAACGTTCCGAGTATATCATGTTGTAATACTTTTGATACTATAAAACCTTATGATAAGTACTTATCTAACATCGCAAATAATTTGTCCTGTAGAATTGGTTTAGATATATAATCATCACACCCAGATTCAAGGCAAATTTTTTCATCGTTTTCCATTGCATAGGCTGTTTGAGCAATTATTGGAATATCTTTATTAATCTTTTTAATCTCTTGCGTTGCTTTTAGACCATCCATTACGGGCATTTTAATATCCATTAAAATTAAATCTATGGGATTACTAGTGGATTTCTCGATGGCTTCTTTTCCATTTTCAGCACGCAATATCCTTACATTTGTTCCTTTTAATAATACTTCAATAAGTCTAAAGTTACTATCCTCATCCTCTGCAACCAGCAATGTTTTTCCAGTCCAGTTATACTCCATAAAATTTTTTTGAGTAGATTTAACTCTTTCCTCTTGGCTAACAATTACTTCAATCGGTATTGTAAAAAAGAATGTTGAACCGTGGTTTTTTTCAGATTCGACATAGATCTCACCCTCCAACAATTTAGCAATACTATTACATATTGCCAATCCTAATCCAGCACCACGATATAACTTTGTGCCATCATTTTCAATTTTAGCAAACCGGGCAAAAATTAACTTTTGCTCTTCTTGGGTTAAACCAATGCCGGTATCTTTAACGTAAAATTTAATGGTTGGCTTTGCTCGGCTACTATCGACAAGGTAGCCAAATTCAACATATCCTTTTTCAGTAAATTTTAAAGCATTATCAATAAGATTTGTAATTACTTGCTGTGTGCGAAAAGGATCTGTATAAATATAGAAAGATGGCGAATCAACACCAAGGTTCAGTCTCAAATCAATATCGGCATTGGTAATTGATACTTTCTTTTGTAAATAGATTGTACGGAGCTCTGTTAAAAGTTCATTGATATTGCATTTTTTCTTGTTTACTGTCATTTGTCCTGCTTCAATTTTCGCAATATCAATTATATCATCAATTAGCTGAAGCAGTGTGTTTCCATTATTTACTATTAAATGAATAATTTCTTCTTTATCCATTTCATTAATATCTTGTGCTTTAAGTAAAGTTGAAAATCCTATTATTGCATTCATGGGGGTGCGAATCTCATGCGACATATTTGCTAAAAATGCTGATTTAAGTCGATCTGATTCTTCTGCTTTGTTTTTTGATATCTCCAATTGAGCTGTTCGTTCATTCACAATTCTCTCAAGATGATTTCTATGGTTCTCAATTTCTTCTTTTTGTGATGTTATCTCTTCATTTTTCTGTATTATTTCATTTTCGGCTTCTTTCAATTTAGATATGTTAGAATCAATAGCAACAAGTTTTTCAATCCCACCATCCGAATTAAGAATGGGGGTAATTGTTGTTTGGATATAAATTATGCCTCCCGATTTTGTTTTAGCGGTTGACTCATATTCAACTGAATGTTTGGTATCAATACACTCCTGAATAGCCGCCTTAATTTTGGATACTGAATTAGGTTCAAAAACATCTGTGATCTGTGATAAATAAATTTCTTCTTTGGTATACCCGTATAGTCGGGTTAACCCATCATTAACCCATAATAGATGACCCTTTTCATCCATTATCATAATAGCATTGTCTGTTTCTCGGGCAACAATTGATAACTTTTCCAACTCTTCATTAATCTCCATGAGTATTTCGGATTTCTCCCGAAGTTCTTCACTTTGCGCAGCCATTTCCTCTGCTTGCGATTGGATTTCTTCTTTTTGTCGTCGTATCTCTTTTGTACGAGCAAATACAGCCCTTTCAAGTTTAAGTTTTTGATAGATTAATATTCGAGAATAAAACCTTATTGAGTAAATGAACAGTCCAATAATTATGAGGCTATAAATTATGTAAGCCCATATCGTTCTAAACCATGGGGGAAGAACTGTAATTTCAAATTTTGCTGTTGAACTTTCTTTATCAAAAATGTTTAGAGCTTTAACCCTAAAAATGTAATTTCCTTCTTTAATCTTTGTGTATTCTTTATATGTTGTAGTAGACCAGTCTGACCAGGAGTCATCAAATCCTTCTAGTTTATAGCTATATCTAGTATCCTCTTCTTTATCGAAAAAAGGTGCTGCAAAATCAAACCTGATGCTATTAAAGCGGTAATCAACGTTTTTAACTCTTTTGCCATTATTTGTTTCTCCCCAAGAGATAATACTATCTTTACCTGTGCTTACTTTTCTTATAAAGCAATTAAAATCTAAATCATAATTTTCAATATCTTTTGATGGATCGTATTTGAATAATCCCTCATTTGAACCAATCCAAATAGCACCATTATCATCTACATGCATTGCTGATATTGACGCCAACTCGGGTAATCGCCGGAAGGGTTTATAGTTCCATGAAAATCCGCCTTCTGTTAAGGGCACTAAATACCCAATACCTCCATCTCTTGTATTGGTTGAACTAATATAAATATTGCCATTGGGAGATTCTATAAAATTTTTAACTCCAATTTGCCCATTGCAAAAGAATCTTCCTAATTCGCAAAAAGGTTCAAATCTATCGTTTGAAGGGTTATAAACATATACTCCCTTTTCTGTTCCAAACACAACTCTTCCATTATAGTAAAATGGCCTACAGTCCTTTAATCCGGGCAATCCATCTGCCAGCTTATAATACTTAATTTGTTTTGGTTTTAGAATTGACCTATTGTTTACAGATATTCTTAAAACTCCATTCGTAAATGTGCCCAACCATAAGTCCCCATCTGAATCTTCGATAATACTTCGAATGTCGTCACATACACCCTCCCATTTGCCTTCGTTTATCCATTGACCATTTTCATACAGTAGGCTAATAAAATCTGTAAAACCATCGGTACTAAAAATCCTATTCGGATTTTTTTTAGATTGAAAGATATAAAAAGCGTGAAGGTTTCCTTTGTATATCTGCCTAGCAACATCACCTTGAATTTGATAAATTCCTGTTTGTGTTCCCGCTAGCAGCATTTCATTAAACCGCTCACTCTTATTCTTTAGGAGATTTTCATCATTTGGAATTTTGAAATGAGCTAACTCCCAGTTCTGACCTGTAGGTATGTTTTTAACAATTAACAACTCTGAACTTTTCGACTCGTCTTGTTCTGAATATATTGTTGGAGGTAATAAAAAGTAAATGTATTGATTTGTGGCAACATATAGGGTTTTATTAAATCGAGTTATATCATAAATATTCCCTTTAAGTCCATTGCTTTTATCCCAATATGAAATATCAAGACTTTGTTCAATTTTTGATATCCCCTGACTTAATGTTAACCATATATTTTTACTATAATCGGTTGTATTTCCAATAATTAGATCGTTCAGTAATCCCTTTTTCTCATTATACCATTGTAAAAGGTCTCCTTTAGGGCTTATCAATAACGCTCCCTTTCCCATTGAACATAAAAGATAATTTTCGCCAACTTTCTCCGCAGCATAAATATTATTACCTTGAATGAATTGATTGGGTGCTTCAAATGGCATCAATGAATTTTTGCTTTTGCCATATAAGTCAAGCAAATACAACCCTTTAGTTCGTGTTGAAATTAAAACTCTTGAACTATCAAATGGTAGTGCTGAAAGAAAACTATTTTCAATAAAAAATTTAGATTCTGGAATAGGAATCAAGGCCTTATCCGTGACTTTAACAATTCCCATTAATGAATGCAGAACATAATACTCATCATTAAAAACAAATGGAACATAAAAACTGCATCCCGCTTCGGGCTTAATCGTTTTAATTGTATTTGAAGCTTTCGAATACCGAAAAATACTCTTTTCAGTAAAGAAATAAATATCACTTCCCACCAAATTGGCATTCCATACACTTCCAATTTTCAAGGTTGAATCACCTAATAAATTTAAAAGACTTCTATATACTGTTTTACCATTATTGTCAGAATATAGGTAACCAAAATCATCAATAGTTGTAAGATAAACCCTCCCGTCTTTGTCCTTCACCAGACTATATACTTCCGTTTTTTTTAGATTTGGAATTCCCCTCCAGGTTGTCCCATCGAATTCGAGTACACCATAATCGGTAACACCAAAATACATAAAACCCCTATTATCCTGTATGGCACTAAAAATTTGTGGTGAAAAATTATATTCTTTAGGAAGATAATTACGAATTATCGGAAATCCTTTTTCTTGAGCCAATCCAGTTGTTAGCTGGAACAAAATTAATATCGAGTAAAAGATATATCTCATCTGTTTAAATTAAACTAACTATTTGTTTTACAACAGCAATTCTATTCAGTATAAACGAAGATTTGTTGTTACCTATGATGAACCCCAAAGGACTCAGCGAAGCTAAATGTCCATAATTTAATTATTCCTTTTGGTGTGCTTTTGCTCATGGACATTCCATAGTACTATCAACCTTTTCGTAACCCTCTATGTCCAATTTATACAAAAAAAACAATCCTTTATGCTAAAATTTATCAAAAGCCACTCATTTATATACAATTATTAATTAGAATTTGTTTCATTATAAAGGTTTATTCGTCAATATAAATATTTTCGAGTGTACAACTCCCTATTTTATTGAGATTATGACATGGCAAATAATTCTGCAATAATTTGATTAGTAGAATAAGTGAATCCTTGTATAAGCAACTTTAGTATTAATACTAAAGAAAAGGAACTACCTCAACTAAAAGAACTTAAAGTGCTAGTAACAGAGATACTATAAATGGAACTAAAATAGTGAGCACAATCCCATGAAAAAGTGAAATTATTGCATATTCCTTCCCCGATACTGTTGTTATAATAGGAAGTGTAGTATCCATACTTGTTGCACCGCCAGAGCAGATGGGTGCTATTTTTCCAAAAAAAGTTACCATTATTGGGGCTAGTAAAAGTGTCATAATCTCCCGCATTACATTTGATAACAATGCAACCACGCCAATTGTTTTGCTGTACGTTTCGGTTATTATTATACTCGACAAACTATAATAGCCATACCCGGCACCAACTGCTTGAACTTCTTTAAATGATAATCCGGGTAATATTAAAAAGATCAATGAAATCCCCAGTGCCGTTCCAACAATGGTTGTAAGAGGGATCAATATTATTTTAAGGTTAAAACTTTTAAGAACTTCAAATGCTTTTGAGTCCGCACCTATACCGATACCAACTAAAAACATCAGAAAATATAACGTATAACTGCTGTAATCGTTTTTAATTAAAAAATCGGGTAGAGCATTAGAATAACCTAACAATAGACCAACAGAAAAAAAACACAAAATAGTAAGACTTCCCCTCATTACCTTTCCTTGCTTTTAAAGAATTTAGTGTAAGTAAACCAAGCCAACAGAATACTGCCAACTACACCTCCAGAAGAAATTGCAAGAGCTTTTAATCCAAGCGTGGGTAAACTTTTCATAATCGTCTCATTGGTTCCAATACTAACTCCAAGCACAAAAAGTAAAAGGTAGATTGCCCACATAGTAAGCCTATTATTTATTTTAATAAGCATTGCTTTATGCCTTAAAAAATATCCAAGGATAATCCCCACAGTCATTATCGCAACAACTACTAACATAATAATTCTACCGTTTTATCTTTTTCTGCATGAAACTCCAGAGGGTTTCTATTGTCTTACTCCTAAATATATTTCACCAAAGAGGTGATGGATATTTCCTTTCACTCACAAGTTCTTTTAAACGACTCATAACCATTTGTTTGTCGCCAGGATATGTTACTCCAAACCATTCAGCCTTTGTTGGAAGAACTTCGCAGGTTGCTTTTTTATCAACAATTAGATTATTAACCGCAGTTGGTATATAAAACTCAGCTTTAGCATTTGTAATAGCACCCGAAAAAAATCCGCTCATCATATTTTCAATATGATTAAAGAAATCGGGAGTAAATCCCCAAAAGTTCATCGATACAGAAAGATTCTCATTAATCTCTACATTATTACCCTGTTCATTGCGAAAGCAAACTTTTCCGTTTATTCGTTCAATTTGTGTATGCTCAACTACCGTTTGAAGCATTGCTTTTTGATCGGTTGTACACACTCCCCTCGAAACAGAACCCTGCTCCGATAGCGTATTCCCTAATCTGTAACCAACCATAAAATAGCTGCCCTTTGCAAGGTTCGGGTTAGAAAGTGCTTTGGCAAGTACCTGGAATGAATCTGCTCCATAAAAATCATCGGCATTAATTGCAGCAAATGGTTCATTTACAACATTTCGAGCAACCCAAACTGCGTGAGCAGTACCCCATGGCTTAGTACGCTCGGCGGGGCAATTAAATCCCTTCGGGAGCATATCCAACTCTTGAAATACAACTTCAAAAGGTATTTTGCCAGTAAATCGTTTCCCGAAAACATCCATAAAATCCTTCTCGATATCTTTCCTGATTACAAAAACCACCTTTCCAAATCCGGCTCTCATGGCATCAAAAACCGAATAATCGATAATAGTTTCACCATTAGGACCAAGAGCATCTACTTGTTTTAGGCTACCATATCTACTCCCCATACCAGCAGCAAGAATAATAAGAGTTGGTTTCATTCGTACAAAATATTTAGTAAGTTAAATGTTAGTAAGTTACAATCTCGATTTTAACAAACACTATCGAGCGAATGAACCCCGTAGGGCTCGCCGAAGGCAAACACCCATGTTATGTTCATTGGTATTTGTGTTAATACACATTGTGGGTGTTTCATTTTAATATTCAATTAATTTATATTTCATTTATTTTCAGGCAAATGATAATTTATACCTTTTGCGAAAAAGTCGCAAAAGATAAGAATAATTTAGAATCCTATAAAATGAAATGATTCTTTACTCAATTCTCCTCCCCGCTAATCACGTCAATATATGTTGTTTCACCAATTGCAGGTTCATTGGAGGCTCTTGATCTGATCATTACGCATTTTTTGCCTTTCTTGTAACAGCTAACCATTTCTGAAAGCCTAGATGTATCGACTTGAAAACCCTGAATCACTAAATATTTTGATATTTGGTTTGCTACTTCTATCATTTCTGTTAAGCCATCGTACTTTAGCGTAACTTCTGTGGTTATTTTACTCCACTTAACAGATGAAGTAGTCCAGTCTTCGACAAATGGTTCCTTTTCTGAAAATACTACGTTAACACTATTTTTTATTTGATCAAGAATTTCGACATCACTTATGTCTGTCGCAGGAGTTTTTCCATCACCAGAACTAATGTCTCTAATATATTTCTCATCTCCATTATTAAAAATTAATGTGTCTCCAATAAAGTTAACCTTTAATTTAGTTGATGTTCCATCATCAAAATTGATAGTTAATTCATCCCCCTCAATAGTCCATGTGCCTGATGCGGCTAAGCGATCGTAAGTAAATGCTGAATAAACAAACTCACTATCTACTTTTTCGAGTTGAATATTTTCATTTTCTCCAATAACCGTTTTCCAATAACCCATTACCTGTTCTGGGCTAATTGTGTTCTTTTTCCCATTGCATGAGCTTATTAGAATAACCCCCAGAGCTATTATGATAAATTTTAATGCCGAGATTTTCATTTCAATATTTTTTATTGAATAAAAATAAGTCAAAATAATGACTTTTAAAATATTCCTGTTAATTAATGAAAAAGCCATTGTTTAAACTTATAACAATGGCTTAAATCAAAATATTTTTATAATTATTGCATCACTGGAATAGTGCCGTAATTTCTACCTATTAGAATTCCTGCTAAAACAGTAGCAAGGATTGCATAAATTGCTATTACCACTAACAGACTTACAACAAAATAGGAGGTTACCTTATCATCAGGGGTTTTCATCATCGGCTTAATGCCTATATAAAGTAAATAAAGCCCATAAATTCCAACTATAGCAAAAATGCCTAAAGCAGGAATTGCCTGGAAAGCACCCGCTAACATAACCGGTGTATATGAGTAAATAACAAGTTGCATCGCCTTACGGAGATCTTTGGTGGAGCCAAAGTTAGGTGCAAGAGCATCAATAATGTACGCAGAAATACATACACCAAGGAAAGTCGAAACGAATGTAATTATTGCTTGTTTAATACCCCAACTTAGTGATGGGCCAAAGATACTTACACCTATTACACCATAACCAATAAAGGCAGCAATAGCTGGGATCAATGCTAGTGGAATCAAATAAGTAACAATTAATGATATAGTTGATGTTGTTTCCTGCTCAACAACCGTCCACTCATCCTTAGGCTTAAGGATAATGCCTTTAACTCGTTCAACAATATTCATGATTTCAAATTTTAGGGTTTAGAATTAAAGTATAAATTTAAAAAGTATTATGAATGGGTACAATATATTAATAGTTTTTGTGACTCACAAAGAAAACAGATATTGTGTTGAATTATAGCTCTTCCTGACTTCTGACGTTTAGTGCGGTAGCAAACTCCCCGATTTTTCGTATTAGAGGATTAAAGTTCCTGAGAATTGCATAATTAGTCAAAAAAAGAATATGTTTTCTTTTTGGGTTCTCAAATAATTAAAATCAAATTGAGTGAGACTAAGCGAGAAAAATAGAAAATGAGCGTTAGTGCGGTAAAACACAAAATTCACAATTTTAATTGACCAATAACCAAATACATAAAAAACACTAACACGCTAAATTTCAAAAGCGTCAGAAGTCAGGACTCACAAAGAAAACAGATATTGTGTTGAATTATAACTCTTTTAAAAAAAGTTGCCCCCAGTAATTCCTAAATTGTATATTTGCCACAGAAATACTGAAAGAATGGCCTTAGTAATAAAGAACGAACCTCGCTGGTATGCAGCGTATACAAAACCCCGAAACGAAAAAAAAGTTTTTGAGAGATTAGAATCAACCGGGATTGAGGTATACCTTCCCCTTCAACGCCGTTTAAAGCAGTGGAGCGATAGAAAAAAACTAGTTGAAGAACCTTTATTCAGATCTTACATATTTGTTAGAATTACCCCAAAGGATTACTACAATGTTTTGAATACTTTTGGCATTGTTAGGTATATTACTTTTGAAGGAAAGGCTGTTCCAATTCCTGATAATCAGATAAATATCATCAAACAATTACTTGAACAGGATGTAGAGATTGAATCCGTTGAAGAAGAACTTGAACCAGGAGCACTAGTAGAAGTTAAATTTGGCTCATTTATTGGATTAATTGGTGAGCTGGTGGAACATAAAGGGAAGAAAAAGGTGATTATTCGTATAGATCATATATCCCATTCCTTACTCGTATCATTACCAGCCCAGTATATAACAAAAGCTGTGGCAAAATAGTTTTATGTACGCTTAATGGGGATTTTTTCTACTCTCCGGGAATGACGACCATCCTCAAAGACGCTTTCAATAAAAGTTTTTACAATCTTTTTGACCTCTTGAATATCAACAAACCTTGCTGGGATTGCACAAATATTTGCATTGTTATGTTGGCGAGCTAAGCGAGCAATTTCATCGGTCCAGCAAAGTGCTGAACGAATTCCTTGGTATTTATTTGCCACAATGTTTACCCCATTTCCACTCCCACAAAATATTATTCCAAAATCATATTCTCCATTTTCAACAGATTTTGCTAATGGGTGAATATAATCAGGATAATCCACACTTTCCTCGCCATGGGTTCCAAAATCCCAAATAGAATAGCCTAATTCTTCTAAGTAATTTTTTATACTCTCTTTGGTTCTATAACCCGCATGATCACAACCAAGAGCAATTTTGTATATCTTCATTTTTGAGTATTTTTGCAAAGATACTGAATTTACAGATCTATTTCAACCAAAATCAAATGGCAGGAATTTACATACACGTACCTTTTTGTAAAAAAAAATGCCTGTACTGTGATTTCTACTCCATTGGAACTTCAAACAAGATTTCCGAATTCCCTTTACTCATTGAGAAAGAACTTCTTTTAAGAAAAGATTTTATTGGTGATATTCCAATAGATACCATTTACCTGGGCGGTGGTACCCCGTCGCTACTATTACCCGAAGCGGTTTCTCATGTGCTAAATAGTATATCAAAAACCTTTTGCGTATCAAAGAATTCAGAAATTACAATTGAGACCAACCCCGACGATTTAACTAAAGATCTATTATTGAACTACTATGACGCAGGGGTTAATCGAATAAGCATTGGTATTCAGTCATTTATAGACAAAGAGCTTCTTTTTTTAGGTAGAAGACATAGTGCTTTAGCCGCAGAAAAATCAGTTGAACTTTCGCTAAATGCTGGATTTAAGAATATTAGCATCGATTTAATTTATGGACTTCCAGACTCTACAATAATTAACTGGGAATATAATCTTAGAAAAGCCTTTTCATTAGATATTAAGCATCTTTCCTGCTACCATTTAACCTACGAAAACAGCACTGTTTTATATCGCAAATTGAAAGAGAATAAAATCAAAGAGATTGATGAATCAGTAAGCGTTCAGCAATTCAATCGTCTTCGAGAATTGGCTAATCAGAAAGGTTTTATTCATTATGAGGTTTCAAACTTTGCAAAGGAGAGTTTCAATTCTCGGCATAATACTTCGTACTGGCAGGGAATACATTACCTTGGATTAGGTCCATCGGCACATTCTTACAATGGCATACAAAGGGAATGGAATCCAAATTCCTACCTAGAATGGGAATTAGGGATAAAATTAAATAAACCAGCAACCCAATTTGAAAGTATTGATACACGAACCCGTTTCAATGAATTACTGCTTACCCATCTGAGAACTACATGGGGTGTAGATCTTGACTACTTATCGAAGGAGTTTAGCAATGCGATGGTTGAGAAATTGCTTATTAACGCCAAAATTTATCTTAAAACTTCAACCCTAGTAATAAAGAATAACCATCTTTTAATCCCTTCTGAGCATTTCTTTATTAGCGATGGTATTATTAAAGATTTACTAGATGTTGACTAGGTATCTTCCGATAGAACTACTTTAATTACTGAACCATCTAAATTTACTATTGAAAATTTGGATCTCCTTGATCCATTCCAACAGCGGGGATTGTAAAACTAAATGTTGATCCTTTTCCAACAGTACTTTCAACCCAAATAGTTCCACCATGTCGTTCAACAAAATCCTTGCAAAGGATTAAACCCAATCCCGTTCCCTTCTCCATCGATGTGCCTATTGTTACTGGGTTCGAATCTATTTTGAAAAGTTTTAATTGATCCTCCAAAGATATTCCAATACCATTATCCTTAATTGAAACCCGAACAAAGGTCTTTTCTTTAAATGTATCAATTTGAATTTTTCCCTTTTGCGAGGTAAATTTAATTGCATTGGAAAGTAAATTTCTAATAACTGTGGTAATCAT
This genomic interval carries:
- a CDS encoding response regulator, whose amino-acid sequence is MRYIFYSILILFQLTTGLAQEKGFPIIRNYLPKEYNFSPQIFSAIQDNRGFMYFGVTDYGVLEFDGTTWRGIPNLKKTEVYSLVKDKDGRVYLTTIDDFGYLYSDNNGKTVYRSLLNLLGDSTLKIGSVWNANLVGSDIYFFTEKSIFRYSKASNTIKTIKPEAGCSFYVPFVFNDEYYVLHSLMGIVKVTDKALIPIPESKFFIENSFLSALPFDSSRVLISTRTKGLYLLDLYGKSKNSLMPFEAPNQFIQGNNIYAAEKVGENYLLCSMGKGALLISPKGDLLQWYNEKKGLLNDLIIGNTTDYSKNIWLTLSQGISKIEQSLDISYWDKSNGLKGNIYDITRFNKTLYVATNQYIYFLLPPTIYSEQDESKSSELLIVKNIPTGQNWELAHFKIPNDENLLKNKSERFNEMLLAGTQTGIYQIQGDVARQIYKGNLHAFYIFQSKKNPNRIFSTDGFTDFISLLYENGQWINEGKWEGVCDDIRSIIEDSDGDLWLGTFTNGVLRISVNNRSILKPKQIKYYKLADGLPGLKDCRPFYYNGRVVFGTEKGVYVYNPSNDRFEPFCELGRFFCNGQIGVKNFIESPNGNIYISSTNTRDGGIGYLVPLTEGGFSWNYKPFRRLPELASISAMHVDDNGAIWIGSNEGLFKYDPSKDIENYDLDFNCFIRKVSTGKDSIISWGETNNGKRVKNVDYRFNSIRFDFAAPFFDKEEDTRYSYKLEGFDDSWSDWSTTTYKEYTKIKEGNYIFRVKALNIFDKESSTAKFEITVLPPWFRTIWAYIIYSLIIIGLFIYSIRFYSRILIYQKLKLERAVFARTKEIRRQKEEIQSQAEEMAAQSEELREKSEILMEINEELEKLSIVARETDNAIMIMDEKGHLLWVNDGLTRLYGYTKEEIYLSQITDVFEPNSVSKIKAAIQECIDTKHSVEYESTAKTKSGGIIYIQTTITPILNSDGGIEKLVAIDSNISKLKEAENEIIQKNEEITSQKEEIENHRNHLERIVNERTAQLEISKNKAEESDRLKSAFLANMSHEIRTPMNAIIGFSTLLKAQDINEMDKEEIIHLIVNNGNTLLQLIDDIIDIAKIEAGQMTVNKKKCNINELLTELRTIYLQKKVSITNADIDLRLNLGVDSPSFYIYTDPFRTQQVITNLIDNALKFTEKGYVEFGYLVDSSRAKPTIKFYVKDTGIGLTQEEQKLIFARFAKIENDGTKLYRGAGLGLAICNSIAKLLEGEIYVESEKNHGSTFFFTIPIEVIVSQEERVKSTQKNFMEYNWTGKTLLVAEDEDSNFRLIEVLLKGTNVRILRAENGKEAIEKSTSNPIDLILMDIKMPVMDGLKATQEIKKINKDIPIIAQTAYAMENDEKICLESGCDDYISKPILQDKLFAMLDKYLS
- a CDS encoding nucleotidyltransferase — protein: MKPTLIILAAGMGSRYGSLKQVDALGPNGETIIDYSVFDAMRAGFGKVVFVIRKDIEKDFMDVFGKRFTGKIPFEVVFQELDMLPKGFNCPAERTKPWGTAHAVWVARNVVNEPFAAINADDFYGADSFQVLAKALSNPNLAKGSYFMVGYRLGNTLSEQGSVSRGVCTTDQKAMLQTVVEHTQIERINGKVCFRNEQGNNVEINENLSVSMNFWGFTPDFFNHIENMMSGFFSGAITNAKAEFYIPTAVNNLIVDKKATCEVLPTKAEWFGVTYPGDKQMVMSRLKELVSERKYPSPLW
- a CDS encoding lysine exporter LysO family protein; the protein is MRGSLTILCFFSVGLLLGYSNALPDFLIKNDYSSYTLYFLMFLVGIGIGADSKAFEVLKSFNLKIILIPLTTIVGTALGISLIFLILPGLSFKEVQAVGAGYGYYSLSSIIITETYSKTIGVVALLSNVMREIMTLLLAPIMVTFFGKIAPICSGGATSMDTTLPIITTVSGKEYAIISLFHGIVLTILVPFIVSLLLAL
- a CDS encoding LysO family transporter produces the protein MLVVVAIMTVGIILGYFLRHKAMLIKINNRLTMWAIYLLLFVLGVSIGTNETIMKSLPTLGLKALAISSGGVVGSILLAWFTYTKFFKSKER
- a CDS encoding DUF1282 family protein, coding for MNIVERVKGIILKPKDEWTVVEQETTSTISLIVTYLIPLALIPAIAAFIGYGVIGVSIFGPSLSWGIKQAIITFVSTFLGVCISAYIIDALAPNFGSTKDLRKAMQLVIYSYTPVMLAGAFQAIPALGIFAIVGIYGLYLLYIGIKPMMKTPDDKVTSYFVVSLLVVIAIYAILATVLAGILIGRNYGTIPVMQ
- a CDS encoding UpxY family transcription antiterminator translates to MALVIKNEPRWYAAYTKPRNEKKVFERLESTGIEVYLPLQRRLKQWSDRKKLVEEPLFRSYIFVRITPKDYYNVLNTFGIVRYITFEGKAVPIPDNQINIIKQLLEQDVEIESVEEELEPGALVEVKFGSFIGLIGELVEHKGKKKVIIRIDHISHSLLVSLPAQYITKAVAK
- a CDS encoding glycyl-radical enzyme activating protein; this encodes MNGLVFDIRHFSVHDGPGLRVTVFLKGCPLSCAWCHNPESQSFEAETCMRIHRLDDKEFEFVETIGNRMSVGEVLQEVEKDISIFDESKGGVTFSGGEPLSQPEFLRELLKACKAKEIHTAIDTSGFATQTVMESIIPLTDLFLFDIKLISEDEHKKYTGVSNSIIFKNLDLIVKSNKKVIIRIPLIQNITDTDKNLKLLRETIRKYPQIQRIDILPFHNIAKSKYERFGKNYTLSNAETYDNQKAEQIKSYFKEVVPIVSVGG
- the rpiB gene encoding ribose 5-phosphate isomerase B, coding for MKIYKIALGCDHAGYRTKESIKNYLEELGYSIWDFGTHGEESVDYPDYIHPLAKSVENGEYDFGIIFCGSGNGVNIVANKYQGIRSALCWTDEIARLARQHNNANICAIPARFVDIQEVKKIVKTFIESVFEDGRHSRRVEKIPIKRT